The following proteins come from a genomic window of Astatotilapia calliptera chromosome 11, fAstCal1.2, whole genome shotgun sequence:
- the tp53inp1 gene encoding tumor protein p53-inducible nuclear protein 1 — protein sequence MFQRFASALFGDDVEEVSRGSRPGDGKVEETEEEDEDWILVNYLTEAGSSQCNDGHSGSTIIQDEDEEVEAEEDEEDDELVMIPSPMGIPPVRYASCTSLNSTADTDPDGGPDEDEEDDESGFLRVDTRSLQESWFLTPPPCFTGRSTFPIVLEPSPLENLLIEHPSMSVYTHHSIPRLNLDPLPQSSHEPELNFSSDEMTASLTASSGKEKARRTPDGSRHRPEAAVSQRRSSLHSSCYAAALSAQAGLVQQRPGNPTQRTQPMSRKALRRLNLLRPPKANTMHLHQPSQRHLNF from the exons ATGTTCCAGAGGTTCGCCAGTGCTCTCTTTGGGGACGATGTGGAGGAGGTGAGTCGAGGCAGCAGACCTGGGGACGGCAAAGTggaggagacagaggaggaggatgaagactGGATCCTGGTCAACTACCTGA CTGAAGCTGGCTCCAGCCAGTGTAACGATGGCCACTCGGGATCCACCATCATCCAAGATGAAGACGAGGAggtggaggcagaggaggatgaagaagatgatgagCTGGTGATGATCCCCTCACCCATGGGCATCCCACCTGTCCGTTACGCCTCCTGCACCTCCCTCAACTCAACGGCTGACACCGACCCGGACGGTGGTCCAGATGAGGACGAGGAAGATGATGAGAGTGGGTTTCTGCGTGTGGACACCCGCTCTCTGCAGGAGAGCTGGTTTCTTACCCCCCCACCCTGCTTCACTGGGCGTAGCACCTTTCCCATCGTCCTGGAGCCCAGCCCTCTGGAGAACCTGCTAATCGAACACCCCAGCATGTCCGTCTACACTCACCACAGCATCCCACGACTGAACCTTGACCCCCTGCCACAAAGCTCACATGAACCAGAATTGAACTTTTCGTCCGATGAGATGACCGCGAGCCTGACAGCTTCAAGTGGAAAGGAAAAGGCCAGAAGAACACCAGATGGCTCTCGCCACAG GCCAGAGGCGGCAGTTTCACAGCGGCGCTCCAGTCTTCACTCCTCCTGCTACGCCGCGGCGCTCTCCGCTCAGGCCGGCCTTGTGCAACAAAGGCCGGGAAACCCCACCCAACGTACCCAGCCCATGTCCCGCAAGGCCCTGCGACGCCTCAACCTGCTCCGCCCCCCAAAAGCCAACACCATGCACCTGCACCAGCCCAGCCAGAGGCATCTCAACTTCTGA